Within the Paenibacillus sp. AN1007 genome, the region ACGCTCATCGTTTCAAGCACACGCGGTCTGTCCATCGGATTTACAGGTGTGTTAGAAGTAGAATACGTCGGCATTCTGGATGGCAGCAGTGAACCGTCAAGCGGCTGCCCCAGTCCATCGAGTACTTTCCCCAGCAGCTCTGACCCGACCTGAACACCTAACGGTTTGCCTGTTCCCACTACGTCGCACCCAGGACCGATGGATTGAAGTTCTCCCAGCGGCATAAGCAGCACTTTGTTATCTCGAAACCCTACGACTTCAGCCTGCAGGGGCTTGGCAGATTTGCCCGGATAGATGTAACATACATCGCCGATACTGGCATCAGGTCCCTCTGACTCCACCATCAAACCGATGACCTGCGTCACTTTGCCGTTTATACGCACAGGGTCAAACTGCCGCAGATGTTCCATATAACGCTGTGAACTAAGAACCTTCATGTTGATTTCTTCGCTCCTCATCCTCAAGTGCTATGCGGATCAGTTCTTTTTTAATCTCGGCGAGCTGCGTATCAATTCTTGCATCCACACTTCCAAATGAAGAACGGATAACACAGCCTTTATCTTTAACCGTAGCATCTGGCAAAATTTGCAGATCTGCTTGCGAATCAATGGAAAGCGCCAGTTCTTCCCTAGCAGCTTGTACAAATGAAAACTGTTCCGGCGCGACACAGAGTGTGATCTGGCCTTGTTCTCTTTTCCTGGACAAGCTCTGACGGATCAGTTCCAGTGTATGTTCAGGCTCTACAGTAAGCTGTTTATCTATAACTTTCTCTGCAATACCGCACGCAAGATCAACAAGAAAAGGCTCTGCTTCCTGAATAATCTGGTCTTTGGCAGTATACGCTTCCTGAAGCACTAATTGCGCTTCTTTCATCATCTCTTCGATCCTCACCTGGAGATCCAGTTCAGCTTGTGCTTGTCCTTCTTCGAACCCTTGTTGAAAACCTTGGGCACGGAGAGCTTCTGTCAGATGTTCATCCTGCTCTCGCTGCTCCTGCCACCAGCGATCAATCTGTTCTCGGGCCTCCTGAAGCATTCGTTCCGCTTCTTCCGAAGCTTCGCGCACCTGCTTTTCCGCAAACTCCTTGGCATCTTCCAGCATTTCAGCAGTGAGACGTTCCGTCTCTTCATCCACACGTGCCCGAAGTACTTCTGCTTCGGAGATGGCCTCGCCATCCCCATGCATCCCCGTCTCTTCTTCACCCGCATAATGATGATGATTCTCGAGCTTTTTATGATCTTCAACCGGGACATACTGGAAAGATTTAATCAAATTAGACAATGATATCATCTCCTCCACCACGTGCGATAATGATCTCACCGGACTCTTCCAGTCTGCGGATCGTACCTACGATACGTGTCTGAGCTTCCTCCACATCACGAAGCCGCACAGGGCCCATGAATTCCATCTCTTCTTTGAATGTTTCAGACATCCGTTTCGACATATTACGGAATACAGCTTCACGCACTTCTTCGCTCGCCACTTTGAGTGCCAGCTGCAGGTCGGCATTGTCGATATCCCGGATAATACGTTGAATGGAACGATCGTCCACATTGACAATATCTTCGAAAACAAACATCCGTTTTTTGATTTCTTCTGCAAGTTCCGGGTCCTGAATCTCGAGGGAATCCAGAATCGTACGCTCCGTCCCTCGGTCGACACCATTCAATATCTGAACGATGGATTCGATGCCGCCTGCATTCGTATAATCCTGGGTCACGGTAGATGACAACTTCTGCTCCAGCACTCGCTCTACCTGTGAAATGACTTCTGGTGAAGTGCTGTCCATTACCGCAACTCTGCGAGCCACATCTGCCTGCTTCTCCTGCGGGAGAGAAGACAAAATTGCCGCGGCCTGCTCGAATTGCAGATAAGATAGTACGAGCGCGATCGTTTGCGGGCTTTCGTTCTGAATAAAGTTCAAAATCTGATTCGGATCTGCTTTACGGGCAAAATCGAAAGGTCTGACCTGGAGCGTAGCTGTCAAACGATTGATAACTTCAAGCGCTTTGGTGGAACCGAGTGCTTTCTCCAAAATTTCTTTGGCGTAGGTAATCCCCCCTTGAGAGATGTACTCCTGTGCCAAACAAATCTGATGAAACTCGGACATAATCATGTCTTTTTCGGATGCATCAACCTTGCGCACGTTGGCAATTTCCAACGTGAGCTGCTCAATTTCCTCGTCACGCAGATGTTTGAAGATTTGAGCAGACACTTCCGGACCTAGTGTAATCAACAATATTGCTGCTTTTTGTCTGCCAGTCAATCCTGCACTGCCTGCTTTTGCC harbors:
- the fliG gene encoding flagellar motor switch protein FliG; amino-acid sequence: MAKAGSAGLTGRQKAAILLITLGPEVSAQIFKHLRDEEIEQLTLEIANVRKVDASEKDMIMSEFHQICLAQEYISQGGITYAKEILEKALGSTKALEVINRLTATLQVRPFDFARKADPNQILNFIQNESPQTIALVLSYLQFEQAAAILSSLPQEKQADVARRVAVMDSTSPEVISQVERVLEQKLSSTVTQDYTNAGGIESIVQILNGVDRGTERTILDSLEIQDPELAEEIKKRMFVFEDIVNVDDRSIQRIIRDIDNADLQLALKVASEEVREAVFRNMSKRMSETFKEEMEFMGPVRLRDVEEAQTRIVGTIRRLEESGEIIIARGGGDDIIV
- a CDS encoding FliH/SctL family protein; this translates as MSNLIKSFQYVPVEDHKKLENHHHYAGEEETGMHGDGEAISEAEVLRARVDEETERLTAEMLEDAKEFAEKQVREASEEAERMLQEAREQIDRWWQEQREQDEHLTEALRAQGFQQGFEEGQAQAELDLQVRIEEMMKEAQLVLQEAYTAKDQIIQEAEPFLVDLACGIAEKVIDKQLTVEPEHTLELIRQSLSRKREQGQITLCVAPEQFSFVQAAREELALSIDSQADLQILPDATVKDKGCVIRSSFGSVDARIDTQLAEIKKELIRIALEDEERRNQHEGS